The DNA window ATGCGCTGGGGATTGGGGCGGATGTGGCCTTCGGCTATACCGCTGCGCTCGATACCGACAAGGATGGCACCTTCGAGAACCCCGAATACGGGTCGCAGCGGCATGACATCTACGAGGATTACGAATTCGACGCCGCCGTCTCGACCTTCCTCACCGCCCGGGTCCGGATGGCGCGGCTGCGTTCGGGCAATCTCGATCTGAACATCAAGGTGGCAAACCTCTTCGACGATATCGGCAACCGGCGGGCCACCGACAAGAACCCCTGGATGGCGGGGAGGAGCCTCTATGTCGGCACGACCTATAGCTGGTAAGGTCCTGCGGCTGGGGCTTTGCCTCGCGGCGGCGGGGCTGGCGCTGGCGGTCATGACGGCGCCGCTGCGGCTTGGCCCCGAGGATCTGCGCGCCGCCTATGCCGGTCCGCCCGAGACCTGGCCCCTGCCCGAGATCGACCCGGGCGTCGATTATGTCGAGTTGGCCCCCCGCGCCCTGCCGTCCCTGCCCCAGCCGGGCAGCCCGGCTGCGGCGCGGCGGGCGCTGGGCGCGGCGCTCTTTGTCGATCCGGGGCTCTCGGCCTCGGGCCAGATCGCCTGCGAAAGCTGCCATAACCGTCGCCTCGGCTGGGGCGACGGGCTGCCCCGCTCGAAAGGTCATGACCGGCAGGAGGGGCCGCGCAATGCCCCCGCGCTGCATGTTGCGGGCGCGGGGTTGCCGCTGTTCTGGGACGGCCGCGCAGGCACCCTCGAGGCGCAGGCGCTGGGCCCGCTGTCCAACCCGCTCGAGATGGCCAATGACGATCTCGGCGCCATCGCGCCGCGGCTGGCGGGCCGGGGCGGTTATGCCCCGATGTTTCGCGCCGCCTTCGGCTCGGAAGAGGTGACGCTGGAGCGGATCGTGGCCGCACTGGCCGAGTTCCAGAAATATCTCGACCGGCCCACCCGGCTTGACCGGTTCCTGTCGGGCGACCGCCGCGCGCTCAGCGATCTCGAGCTGCGCGGGCTGCATCTGTTCCGCACCCGGGCGCGCTGTGCCAACTGCCATTTCGGGCCGCTGCTCAGCGACGGCGAATTCCACGATCTGGGACTGTCCTATCTCGGCCGCAAGTTCGAGGATCTGGGCCGCTACTCCGTCACCGGTCAGCCCGACGATGCGGGCCGGTTCCGGACCCCGAGCCTGCGCCATGTCTCGGATACCGGGCCCTACATGCATAACGGGCTGTTCCCGCATCTGCCCGGGCTGATTCGGCTTTATGCCATCGGCGGCGGCCGCTCGGCGCGGCTGCCCGCCGATCCGGATGCGGTCGAGGCCGGCGCCGCGACCGCCTCGCCGCTGCTCAGGCGGCTCGATCTGACCGAAAGGGATGTCGAGGCGCTGGCAGCCTTCCTCGGCGCGGTCTGAGCGCCGCGGCCGGGTCGTACCGCGCCGCGCCCGCCTGTCATCGGGCGGACGCGGCGGTTCTCAGCTGGCGCGGGCGCGGACGCCCGCATCTGTGGCTGCGGTCGGTACCAGCGCCCGGACCAGATCCTTGACCGACAGGATGCCCACCTGCTGCCCGCGGCGCATCACCCGGTAGGACAGCGCCGTGTCGCCGCCCGACAGCGCGATCACCGATTCCAGATTGTCATCGGCATCGACCTCGCCCGCGAGCCCCGGTTGCGGCGCCTCGCTGCGTCGCATCACCGAGCGCACCCGCAGCACCCGGGCGCGGTTGATGTCGGAGATGAAGTCGATGATGTAGGGATCGTTCGGATGCATCAGGATCTCCTGCGGCTCGCCCTGTTGCACGATCTCGCCATCCTTCAGGATCACCAGATGATCGGCCAGCTTCAGCGCCTCGTCGAGATCGTGGGTGATGAAGACCACGGTCTTGTGCAGCTCGGCCTGCAGCTCCAGCAACAGATCCTGCATGTCGGTCCGGATCAGCGGATCGAGCGCCGAGAAGGCCTCGTCCATCAGCATGATATCGGCATTCGAGGTCAGCGCGCGGGCGATGCCCACCCGCTGCTGCATGCCGCCCGAGAGCTGGTGCGGGAACTGGTTGTCCTGCCCTTCGAGCCCGACCCGGTTCAGCCATTGCCGCGCCTCGTCCTCCCAGGCCGAGCGGGGCTGGCCCCGCACCGCCAGCGGCGTGCCGGCATTCTCGAGAACGGTATGGTGCGGCAGAAGCGCGAATTTCTGGAACACCATCGACATCCGCACGCGGCGCAGCTCGCGCAGGCTGGGTTCGTCATAGGCCAGCACGTCCTCGCCATCGACGATGACCTCGCCCGCCGTGGGCTCGATCAGCCGGTTCAGGTGGCGGATCAGGGTCGACTTGCCAGAGCCCGACAGCCCCATGATCACCGTCACCTCGCCGGCCCGCATGTCGACATTGATGTCCCTCAGGCCCAGCACATGGTGATGGGTCTCCAGCAACTCGGCCTTGTCCATCCCGGACCGGGCCATCGGCAGAACCGATTGCGGGTCGGCGCCGAAGATCTTGTAGAGGCGGCGGATCGCGATCTTGATATCGTCACTCATCGAACGGCCCTCACTGTTTCTGTGCCGCGTTGACGCGGGCGAGCGCGGCCTTGGTGACGCGGTCGAGCATCACCGCGAGCAGCACGATCCCGAGCCCCGAGACCAGACCCACGCCCAGTTCGAGATTGCGGATGCCGCGCAGCACCAGCACGCCCAGACCCGGTGCCGAGACCATCGAGGCGATCACGACCATGGCGAGGCTCATCATGATGGTCTGGTTGACGCCGGCCATGATATTGGGCAGCGCCAGCGGGATCTGCACCCCCCAGAGCT is part of the Rhodovulum sp. MB263 genome and encodes:
- a CDS encoding glycine betaine/L-proline ABC transporter ATP-binding protein, which gives rise to MSDDIKIAIRRLYKIFGADPQSVLPMARSGMDKAELLETHHHVLGLRDINVDMRAGEVTVIMGLSGSGKSTLIRHLNRLIEPTAGEVIVDGEDVLAYDEPSLRELRRVRMSMVFQKFALLPHHTVLENAGTPLAVRGQPRSAWEDEARQWLNRVGLEGQDNQFPHQLSGGMQQRVGIARALTSNADIMLMDEAFSALDPLIRTDMQDLLLELQAELHKTVVFITHDLDEALKLADHLVILKDGEIVQQGEPQEILMHPNDPYIIDFISDINRARVLRVRSVMRRSEAPQPGLAGEVDADDNLESVIALSGGDTALSYRVMRRGQQVGILSVKDLVRALVPTAATDAGVRARAS
- a CDS encoding cytochrome-c peroxidase; this translates as MSARPIAGKVLRLGLCLAAAGLALAVMTAPLRLGPEDLRAAYAGPPETWPLPEIDPGVDYVELAPRALPSLPQPGSPAAARRALGAALFVDPGLSASGQIACESCHNRRLGWGDGLPRSKGHDRQEGPRNAPALHVAGAGLPLFWDGRAGTLEAQALGPLSNPLEMANDDLGAIAPRLAGRGGYAPMFRAAFGSEEVTLERIVAALAEFQKYLDRPTRLDRFLSGDRRALSDLELRGLHLFRTRARCANCHFGPLLSDGEFHDLGLSYLGRKFEDLGRYSVTGQPDDAGRFRTPSLRHVSDTGPYMHNGLFPHLPGLIRLYAIGGGRSARLPADPDAVEAGAATASPLLRRLDLTERDVEALAAFLGAV